The segment AAACTTTAACGGACCGATGGCTGGACTTAGTATCGGTAGTGTTTTGTTAATGGAAGAAATAAGCGATTATGAACCAGATACCGAGATATATTCGGTATCTTTTGAATTTGAGTTTCAATTTGAGGAGGGATAACCCATGGCCATTGCAGGCAAAAGCGGAAAACTGGGGCTGGGTGTAAGTACCGTAGTGGATGTGAGCAGTTGGTCTCTTGATCTGGGTGTTGATACACTTGATGTGACCGCCCTGGGTGATGATTGGAAAAAGTTTATCGCAGGCTTAAAGGAGTGGTCAGCCTCGGCAGATGGGTTTTATTCGGTGCATACCGATGCCACCGGACAGAAAGCACTGCAGGATGCCTATTTAAATAGCACCGAGGTATCACTCAAGCTGTATGTCAATGCAACTAACTACTATTCAGGAAACGCTTATATTTCAGGACTGTCGGTGGAAGACCCGGTGGACGATACGGTGAGCATTTCCTTTGAATTTCAGGGAACTGGTCCACTGACCTACAATTAAGGTGGTGATGCTAGATGACAATAGCAGGTAAGGTTGGTGCGGTGTTTTTGCAAACAGAAGATGTGCATGAGACATTCATTAAAGAAGCAGCCACAGCCAATATTGAATTTACGCACTACACTATCACCGATGAGTTATGTCGGTACTTAGATAGAAACTCTCCCATAACCGTCTATATAAACGATGTCCAATATAATGGCAATTTTGAAGCCCGGCATTTGGGCGGTGTCATTATCTTTCCCGTACCCCTGCTTGGTACTGATACTGTGACAGTCAGTGGAAAGAGCATTCGGGTAGACCAGGCAGGAGGCTTCTTTAGCTGGAGCGCAGATCTTTCATCGGACACTGTTGATGTGAGCACCTTTGAAAGCGGTGGCTGGAAAGAGAACCTCCCCACCATAAACGGCTTTACTGCTGCTGCAGAGAGCTATTGGGCTGATGAAAGACTGTCCTCAAGGCTCGGCCAGGAAGTGATCATTGCCTTGTATTTGGACACTGGTACCAATAAAAAACGATATGAGGGCTATGGGAGGATTTCGGGGGACAGCATTAAGCTTTCAGCTGATGGTGTAGTAAATGAAAGCATTGAATTTGAAGGCAGCGGTAAGCTGTATTATAGGGAGGATTAAAGAAGATGAAGCAAGGAGTATCCATAGAGCTTGATAAGCCAAGGACCTTTAGGTATGGGATGAACGCTCTCATTAGGATAGAGGAGCTTACCGGTAAAAACCTTACGAAACTTGAACTAGATAATATCTCCATCAAAGACCTGCGGACCATCGTCTATGCGGGTCTTTTTCATGAGGATAAAAATCTGACGCCGGAAAAATGCGCAGACCTGATCGATGAATATAGTGACATCGGCACTGTGGCCGAAAAGCTCGGTGAAGCCATGACCCTGGCTTTTGGTACAAAGCCGGGAAACCCACAGGCGGTGGAGACAGTCAAAGCTTAAACTTTGACGAGCTGTTTTCCATCGCAATAAAAAAGCTAAGACTGAAACCGGCTGAGTTTTGGGAGTTAACCCCTTATGAGCTTGCGCTAATGTTCGGGGGCCACGCGGAAGAGAAATCAGAACGAAGGCAGGAACTTATATATCTGGCTTGGCATGTGGAAGCATTTGCAAGGCAAAAGAGGTTACCGAGTCTGAAGAAAGTTCTAAAGGACAGCGAAATCAAGAAAAAAACGAGTAGTCGCCTGTCAATAGAGCAGCTAATAAAGGTTGCCAAGAGTAAAGGGCTGAAAGTGCCGGTGAAATGGAGGTGATGGGATGGCAGTAATTAGAAGTGTTGTGGTGAAAATCGGAGCGGATATTTCAGAGCTACAAAAAAGCTTGAACAGTGCTGCAAAAAAATTGGATAAAGCCGGTAAAAGCCTCGCTTCCATTGGTGGCACCTTAACCAAGGGGCTGACTCTTCCCATCGCCGCCGCTACCACAGGAATTTTAAAGCTGGGGATGGACTTTGATGATACTTTCGAGAAAATTCGAGTCGGAACCGGAGCCACAGGTGCAGCACTTCAGGACCTTCAGGATGATTTCAAGGCAGTTTATGCTTCCGTTCCGGCTGGAATGGAGGATGTGAGCACTGCCATTGCCGATCTTAATACGAGAACCGGGCTTGCAGGCAAACCACTGCAGGAGTTATCCACCCAGATGCTGAACCTCTCTCGCATTACTGGAGAGGATTTATCAGGTATGATATCAAGTTCATCGCGCCTTTTTGGAGACTGGAGTGTGGCGGCCGGTGATACTGCAGGCACCATGGACTATTTGTTTAAGGTTGCCCAAAGCACCGGAATTGGTTTTAATGATCTGAACGCCAAGATGGTGGAGTTTGGAGCGCCACTTCGTCAAATGGGCTTTGACCTAGAGACCTCAGCTGCTATGCTCGGTAAGTTTGAAAAGGAAGGGGTCAACACCGAGCTAGTGCTTGGCGGACTTCGTATAGCACTGGGCAAGATGGCCCAAGAAGGTATTACCGATACCAAGGCGGCTCTTGAAGAGGTTACTAAAAGAATAAAGGAGGCAGGCTCCACCGGTGAAGCCAATGCCATCGCCCTTGAAATGTTCGGTACTCGCATAGGCCCCGATATGGCTGCTGCCATTAGGGAAGGCAGGTTTGAACTGTCAGATCTAGTGAAAACCTTACAAACGAGCAGTGAAACTATCAACGGAGCCGCTTTTGAAACCATAGATTTTGCTGAGCAGCTGACCATAATGAAAAACAGGGCTGCTGTTGCATTAGAGCCACTCGGTTCATCTTTGATGCAGGCGGTCAATTCGGCCATGCCTGCCATCGAGGGCCTTATTGGAAAGCTGACTGGTTTAGTCGATTGGTTTGGAAACCTTGACAACGGCTCGCAGATACTGATTCTTTCCTTCATCGGTTTTGCCGCAGCAATAGGTCCTCTCCTTTCACTTGTGGGCAATCTCACAAGTGGTGTCGGCGCTGCAGTGAATGCTGTGAAGTGGCTTGCCGATGCGGAAAATATCGCAGCAATAAAGACAACCGTTTTGTCTGTGGCTCAAAAGGCAGCGGCAGCAGCTCAGTGGCTACTTAATGCGGCCATGTCAGCCAATCCCATAGGTCTTGTTGTTATCGCCCTGGCCGCATTGGTGGCAGCAATCGTCTATCTATGGAATACCAATGAAGACTTTAAAAAGGCGGTTATCGCTATCTGGGATGGAATTGTTGATGGAGTTAATAAGGCTATTGATTTTATGGTCAATCTGTTTAACAACGTGGTTAGTTTCTTTAAAGATAATTGGCAGAGCATCTTGCTCTTGATGGTTAATCCCTTTGCCGGAGCATTTAAGTATCTTTATGAGAATTGCGAGCAGTTTCGCACCTTTATCAATAATCTATTGGCTGCTATTGGCCGGTGGTTTACCGGGATTTACAACGGCATTAAAAGCACCGCTTCAAGTATCGTCTCAAGCATTCAAACTACATTTAACCGCGTTAAATCATGGGTGGCTGATTTTATCTCTAACGGTGCCCAGTGGGGAGCAAATCTTATAAAGAATATTGCTGATGGCATCTTATCCGGTATTAAATGGGTAAGAAATGCTACTGCAAGGGTAGCAGATACCGTGAAAGGATACCTAGGCTTTTCCTCGCCAACTGAAAAAGGGCCGGGCAGTAAAGCTGATAGATGGATGCCCAATATGATCTCTATGCTGGAAAGTGGCATCAAAAAGGGTATTCCCGATATAAGGTCTGCTGCCATGGACCTAGCAGGAAGTATTTCGAACTTAGGCAATACAAATATTTTAAAAGAGGCGGTTCCTGCGGATAGAACTACCAGCCGGACTTCTAGTTTGCAGATAGAGAACTTACTCTCGGTAGAAAGAATGGAAATGGCTAATGACCTGGATATATATAAATTGAGCCAAAAGATAGCAGAGCTTTTAAAAGAACAAATGTATTTGACTGGGGTGAGGTTATGAGAAGCGCCTTTGATATACCGAATATTATTAACACTAAAAACGGTTATGTGCTTGATTTGTCCCCGGAGCGTTTGACCTCAGCCTTAGCAGCAGAGGGTTTTAGCCTTAATGACTCAACTTTGCACAGTGATTTTGCCGGGCGGGCCGTACTAAGTGACCCTACTTCTGAAATAGCGATGGTGCTAAATGATCAGATATCCAGCGTAGATATACGCCCTTTCTTATCTATGCTGTTAGCTAAGTCGGGAAAAAGAGATGTCAATACGGCCATAGCGGCTAAAACCTGTGACATGGGCTACTAT is part of the Metallumcola ferriviriculae genome and harbors:
- a CDS encoding phage tail assembly chaperone, translated to MKPAEFWELTPYELALMFGGHAEEKSERRQELIYLAWHVEAFARQKRLPSLKKVLKDSEIKKKTSSRLSIEQLIKVAKSKGLKVPVKWR
- a CDS encoding phage tail tape measure protein, giving the protein MAVIRSVVVKIGADISELQKSLNSAAKKLDKAGKSLASIGGTLTKGLTLPIAAATTGILKLGMDFDDTFEKIRVGTGATGAALQDLQDDFKAVYASVPAGMEDVSTAIADLNTRTGLAGKPLQELSTQMLNLSRITGEDLSGMISSSSRLFGDWSVAAGDTAGTMDYLFKVAQSTGIGFNDLNAKMVEFGAPLRQMGFDLETSAAMLGKFEKEGVNTELVLGGLRIALGKMAQEGITDTKAALEEVTKRIKEAGSTGEANAIALEMFGTRIGPDMAAAIREGRFELSDLVKTLQTSSETINGAAFETIDFAEQLTIMKNRAAVALEPLGSSLMQAVNSAMPAIEGLIGKLTGLVDWFGNLDNGSQILILSFIGFAAAIGPLLSLVGNLTSGVGAAVNAVKWLADAENIAAIKTTVLSVAQKAAAAAQWLLNAAMSANPIGLVVIALAALVAAIVYLWNTNEDFKKAVIAIWDGIVDGVNKAIDFMVNLFNNVVSFFKDNWQSILLLMVNPFAGAFKYLYENCEQFRTFINNLLAAIGRWFTGIYNGIKSTASSIVSSIQTTFNRVKSWVADFISNGAQWGANLIKNIADGILSGIKWVRNATARVADTVKGYLGFSSPTEKGPGSKADRWMPNMISMLESGIKKGIPDIRSAAMDLAGSISNLGNTNILKEAVPADRTTSRTSSLQIENLLSVERMEMANDLDIYKLSQKIAELLKEQMYLTGVRL
- a CDS encoding phage tail tube protein — encoded protein: MAIAGKSGKLGLGVSTVVDVSSWSLDLGVDTLDVTALGDDWKKFIAGLKEWSASADGFYSVHTDATGQKALQDAYLNSTEVSLKLYVNATNYYSGNAYISGLSVEDPVDDTVSISFEFQGTGPLTYN